The proteins below come from a single Cannabis sativa cultivar Pink pepper isolate KNU-18-1 chromosome 3, ASM2916894v1, whole genome shotgun sequence genomic window:
- the LOC133036291 gene encoding uncharacterized protein LOC133036291, with translation MAITRSSSSPSPVLKKKSKMGKKSLANKSKGKRPINDDFDSDFEAPMPKRVRPHSSKKSKLNLEEPTLPEISGKKFQKSITHAEDRTEVMCFVFVFGVFNHSSVVSFQFFNSLLLFGHFLDMPEFVFHPQVVHSLLLREVLQPNPKEFWAKCFLLSNTPDKEVSRFVLDVVDSGRWDEYCWGRESFELTIDSFKGRIEHGIIMKNRKRVSSSIPVITNRSNTIVTKNPTLRDLKGKIFDLPLEKLKIKNMRPTDEERQQLQLDGLFLDESIDERGVAKQSFEGGSSSKKSDSADIDWMKSKLEMLSSNQSSLAEDFISLRCFVDFNFKSVMTVIKDIQEKVNAIHRRPSDEGKSSDELVTQDSDDDPDDDDDDDDAEDDEKQLPDPENIDSDSDDGCELVKVGGDADDADKAVTAVPSADVNPSEDVGGSDKNVKDVEKPKGDESRLKGDDFFDGLSQLVIDDDQVVLAGLEAVAKINVSLLLIVFKKTRFLFGCSLVSSMFCNCFNAFFIF, from the exons ATGGCAATCACTCGGTCATCTTCATCCCCTTCTCCAgttctcaaaaaaaaatcaaaaatgggcAAGAAATCTTTGGCCAACAAATCCAAGGGTAAACGCCCAATCAATGATGAttttgattctgattttgaagCTCCCATGCCGAAGCGTGTGAGACCCCATTCTTCGAAGAAATCGAAGCTGAACTTGGAGGAGCCCACGCTTCCAGAAATTTCtgggaaaaaatttcaaaaatctatTACACATGCTGAAGATCGGACTGAG gttatgtgttttgttttcgTTTTTGGTGTTTTCAATCATTCTTCGGtagtttcttttcagttttttaatagtttgttACTG TTTGGGCATTTTCTGGATATGCCTGAGTTTGTTTTTCACCCACAAGTCGTTCATAGTTTATTACTAAGGGAAGTTTTACAGCCTAATCCTAAGGAGTTTTGGGCTAAG tgttttcttcttagcaatACTCCTGACAAAGAAGTGTCTAGGTTTGTTCTAGATGTAGTTGATAGCGGTCGGTGGGAtgagtattgttggggtagggaATCATTTGAATTGACAATTGACTCATTCAAAGGTAGGATTGAGCATGGGatcattatgaaaaatagaaag AGAGTTTCATCTTCTATTCCCGTGATTACGAACCGGAGCAACACCAtcgtcaccaaaaatccaacccTTCGAGACTTGAAGGGCAAGATTTTTGATTTACCTTTGGAGAAG TTGAAGATAAAAAACATGCGTCCTACTGATGAAGAGAGGCAGCAGCTTCAACTTGACGGTCTATTTCTCGatgaatctattgatgaacGTGGTGTAGCGAAGCAATCCTTCGAGGGTGGCTCATCTTCAAAGAAGTCTGATTCAGCAGATATTGATTGGATGAAATCTAAGCTGGAGATGCTCAGTTCGAATCAATCATCATTGGCCGAGGACTTCATTTCGttgaggtgttttgttgattttaatttcaaatccgtaatgactgtaattaaggatatccaagagaaggttaatgccattcatcgtcgtccttctgacgag ggaaagtcatcggatgaattagtaactcaagattctgatgatgatcctgatgatgatgatgatgatgatgatgccgaggatgatgagaagcaattgcctgatccagaaaatattgattccgactccgacgatggttgtgagttggttaaagttggTGGGGATGCTGATGATGCTGACAAGGCTGTTACTGCTGTCCCTTCTGCTGATGTGAATCCTTCTGAGGATGTTGGAGGGAGTGATAAAAATGTTAAGGATGTTGAGAAGCCGAAGGGCGATGAGTCTCGATTGAAGGGGGACGATTTCTTTGATGGGTTGAGCCAGCTTGTAATAGATGATGATCAAGTTGTGTTGGCTGGCTTGGAGGCTGTTGCTAAAATCAATGTaagtttacttttaattgttttcaaaaaaactaggtttctttttggttgctcATTAGTTTCTAGTATGTTTTGCAACTGTTTTAAtgcattctttattttttag